Below is a window of Fibrobacter sp. UWR2 DNA.
GGGTTTGCCTGTTTTTTCGCCTTGAAGACGTTCTCGGACGTGGTGTCCTCGAACGCCTGGTACTTAAAACGTAACATACGGGTGGAAATTTAGCAACTTATATAGAAATGAGATATACCATATATAAATTGTGGCCGTTCTGGGTCAAAATTGGCATATATGGGAAAAAGGGGCAAATTTAGCGCTTCGCGAGGTGGAGCTTGCGGAGGATTTTGCCGAGCAGTTCGTTTAGAATATCCTTCGCATCTTTGCTGCCGAGGTAGCGCTGGATAATCAGCGTGAGTGTGAAGAGCGCGATGCCAGCGGCGCAGGCGTATACGACGAGAACGATAAAGTTTGCGTTACGTACAAACTCACCGGAAATATGGTCGAGCCCGATGGCGGCGAATATCATGATGCCGAAGGCGACAAGTGCGCGGCCCATGTTCAGCAGGGCATCCTTCATGCCGTCGGTGCCGTTCTTCTTGGCCCACATGAAAATCATCGAGATGACCTGGAGTATGGCGCCCGTGGCGCCGATGATGGGAACGCTCTTGATACCCAGACCGACCTCGGGTGCGCCGAGCAGGATATACGCCGGAATGGTTGCCGCAAATATGCCGGTGTTGAGCAGGGTCGGCACCCACATGCGCTCGCAGGCATAGAAGCTGCGCACGAGAACCGCCTGCAGGCAGAGCCCGAGGCTAACGGGCAGGTACCAGCGGAGGATTTCAGAAATGGCTTCGGTAGTTTCGCGCTGGAAGGCTCCGCGTTCAAAGAGAATGCGCACCGCCGGGAAGCTGAGTGCCCACACGGCGACGACTGCCGGAATCAATATGCAGAACATGCGCGAGAGGCTCTTCCAGATTTTGCGGTTGAGTTGCCCGAAGTCGCCTTCTTTTACAAGGCGTGCCATGTCAGGGTAACTTGTGACGCTTACGGAGAACCCGAAGACTGCCACCAGCGTGTACATTACGCGGTAGGCGTAGTTGAGGCTAGAAATGCCGCCCGTGCCGAAGTTTGCGCCAAAGCTCCTGATGATGAATTCGAGCCCGAACATGGAGCCCACGCCGAGAGACATCGGGAGCATCATCTTGAAGTAGCGCACGATATCGGGATGCTTGGGCTGTACGATAAACTCATAATGCACGCCGCCACGCCGGGCGCCGAGAATCTGGAGCGCGAAGAAGCCGACGAAGGCGCCCACCGGCACGCCCCAGGCAAAACCTTCCAGGCCGTAGTCCGTGCCGGTGTACTTACCGAGCGCGAGCCCGGCCGCACCGCCTGCGACAATCGCCACGTTGTAGATGA
It encodes the following:
- the murJ gene encoding murein biosynthesis integral membrane protein MurJ is translated as MNKAAIIVAVSMLLSRVLGIFREMLLAHAAGVSLEKNALDLAFMIPDILNHVVSTGFLSIIFIPIFTGYKVAGDEKGGWKFFSNVLNTFGIALLILVVPAFIWMKELLQLLTVDGATPELIERATYYGRIILPGQVFIFVGSILVAVQHTRKQFLIPSLTGLIYNVAIVAGGAAGLALGKYTGTDYGLEGFAWGVPVGAFVGFFALQILGARRGGVHYEFIVQPKHPDIVRYFKMMLPMSLGVGSMFGLEFIIRSFGANFGTGGISSLNYAYRVMYTLVAVFGFSVSVTSYPDMARLVKEGDFGQLNRKIWKSLSRMFCILIPAVVAVWALSFPAVRILFERGAFQRETTEAISEILRWYLPVSLGLCLQAVLVRSFYACERMWVPTLLNTGIFAATIPAYILLGAPEVGLGIKSVPIIGATGAILQVISMIFMWAKKNGTDGMKDALLNMGRALVAFGIMIFAAIGLDHISGEFVRNANFIVLVVYACAAGIALFTLTLIIQRYLGSKDAKDILNELLGKILRKLHLAKR